A genomic stretch from Campylobacter lari subsp. concheus includes:
- the gyrB gene encoding DNA topoisomerase (ATP-hydrolyzing) subunit B → MQENQNYGAGNIKVLKGLEAVRKRPGMYIGDTNIGGLHHMIYEVVDNSIDEAMAGFCDTINVEITTEGSCIVSDNGRGIPVGIHPTENIPTLTVVLTVLHAGGKFDKDTYKVSGGLHGVGVSVVNALSKKLVATVHRDGEIYRQEFSEGKVTSNFETIGKSKKTGTIIEFWPDDQIFEVTDFDYEILAKRFRELAYLNPKITINFKDNRVGKAESFHFEGGISQFVTDLNKKQALTKAIFFNVDEEDVNVEVALLYNDSYSENLLSFVNNIKTPDGGTHEAGFRMGLTRVISNYIEANASAREKDSKITGDDVREGLIAVVSVKVPEPQFEGQTKGKLGSSYVRPIVSKASFEYLTKYFEENPIEAKAIMNKALMAARGREAAKKARELTRKKESSSVGTLPGKLADCQSKDPSESEIYLVEGDSAGGSAKQGRERTFQAILPLRGKILNVEKARLDKILKSEQIQNMITAFGCGIGDEFDIEKLRYHKIIIMTDADVDGSHIQTLLLTFFFRFMNDLVTNGHIYLAQPPLYRYKKGQKKEIYLKDEKALNDYLIETGIESSTYEGIGLNDLKDFLKIVAAYRSVLKELEKRFNVISVIRYLIENPDLIKASNEELFKVIKEFLEKQNHNILNSYINENEIRVYVQTENGLEELIINDDLFANPLYEEANYIYQKIKDRDLKFDKDILEILDEVEKNAKKGAYIQRYKGLGEMNPEQLWETTMDPSNRRLLKITIEDAQRANDTFNLFMGDDVEPRREYIQAHAKDVKHLDV, encoded by the coding sequence ATGCAAGAAAATCAAAATTACGGTGCAGGAAATATTAAAGTTTTAAAAGGCTTAGAAGCTGTTAGAAAACGCCCTGGTATGTATATAGGTGATACCAATATAGGTGGTCTTCATCATATGATTTATGAAGTAGTGGATAATTCTATCGATGAAGCTATGGCAGGTTTTTGTGATACGATCAATGTAGAAATTACTACAGAAGGTTCTTGTATAGTAAGTGATAATGGTAGAGGGATTCCAGTTGGAATTCACCCTACTGAAAATATCCCTACTTTGACTGTAGTTTTAACCGTACTTCATGCAGGTGGAAAATTTGATAAAGATACTTATAAAGTCTCAGGCGGTTTACACGGGGTTGGTGTAAGTGTTGTAAATGCTTTATCAAAAAAGTTAGTTGCTACAGTGCATAGAGATGGAGAAATTTACAGACAAGAATTTTCTGAAGGTAAAGTTACAAGCAATTTTGAAACCATAGGTAAAAGTAAAAAAACAGGAACAATCATAGAATTTTGGCCTGATGATCAAATTTTTGAAGTGACTGATTTTGATTATGAAATTTTAGCTAAAAGATTTCGTGAACTTGCATATTTAAATCCAAAAATTACTATAAATTTTAAAGATAACCGCGTAGGAAAAGCAGAAAGTTTTCATTTTGAAGGTGGTATAAGTCAGTTTGTTACAGATTTAAATAAAAAACAAGCTTTAACTAAGGCAATATTTTTCAATGTAGATGAAGAAGATGTAAATGTTGAAGTAGCATTACTTTATAATGATAGTTATAGTGAAAATTTACTTTCTTTTGTAAATAATATCAAAACTCCAGATGGTGGAACGCACGAAGCAGGTTTTAGAATGGGCTTAACTCGTGTTATTAGTAATTACATTGAAGCAAATGCTAGTGCTAGAGAGAAAGACTCTAAAATAACAGGTGATGATGTAAGAGAAGGTTTAATAGCAGTTGTAAGTGTAAAAGTACCTGAGCCACAATTTGAAGGACAAACTAAAGGAAAATTAGGTTCAAGCTATGTTAGACCTATAGTTTCTAAGGCTTCTTTTGAGTATTTGACAAAATATTTTGAAGAAAATCCTATTGAAGCAAAAGCTATTATGAATAAAGCTTTAATGGCTGCTCGTGGTAGAGAAGCAGCTAAAAAAGCTAGAGAATTAACAAGAAAAAAAGAAAGTTCGAGTGTAGGGACTTTGCCAGGAAAATTAGCTGATTGTCAAAGTAAAGATCCAAGTGAAAGTGAAATTTATTTAGTTGAGGGTGATAGTGCGGGAGGTTCTGCAAAACAAGGTAGAGAAAGAACTTTCCAAGCGATTTTACCTTTAAGAGGTAAAATACTCAATGTTGAAAAAGCAAGATTAGATAAAATTTTAAAAAGTGAACAAATTCAAAATATGATTACAGCTTTTGGTTGTGGGATTGGTGATGAATTTGATATAGAAAAATTAAGATATCATAAAATCATTATCATGACTGATGCTGATGTGGATGGTTCTCACATACAAACTTTACTTTTGACATTTTTCTTCCGCTTTATGAATGATCTTGTAACAAATGGACATATTTATTTAGCTCAACCACCTTTATACCGCTATAAAAAAGGACAGAAAAAAGAAATTTATCTAAAAGATGAAAAAGCTTTAAATGATTATTTGATCGAAACAGGTATAGAAAGCTCTACTTATGAGGGTATAGGATTAAATGATTTAAAAGATTTTCTAAAAATAGTTGCAGCTTATAGAAGTGTTTTAAAAGAATTAGAAAAAAGATTTAATGTAATTTCAGTGATTAGATATTTGATAGAAAATCCTGATTTAATAAAAGCTTCTAATGAAGAATTATTTAAAGTTATAAAAGAATTTTTAGAAAAGCAAAATCACAATATTTTAAATTCATATATCAATGAAAATGAAATTCGTGTTTATGTACAAACTGAAAATGGTTTAGAAGAGCTTATCATCAATGATGATTTATTTGCTAATCCTTTGTATGAAGAGGCAAATTATATTTATCAAAAAATCAAAGATAGAGATTTAAAATTTGATAAAGATATTTTAGAAATTTTAGATGAAGTTGAAAAAAATGCTAAAAAAGGTGCTTATATACAACGCTATAAAGGTCTTGGTGAGATGAATCCTGAACAACTTTGGGAAACAACTATGGATCCAAGTAATCGTCGTTTGTTAAAGATTACCATAGAAGATGCTCAAAGAGCAAATGATACTTTTAACCTTTTCATGGGAGATGATGTAGAGCCTCGCCGTGAATATATACAAGCTCATGCTAAAGATGTTAAGCATTTAGATGTTTAA
- the queF gene encoding preQ(1) synthase — MRYGEKEIKEFSVENMEVWPNDAKNDYVIKITLPEFMCCCPRSGYPDFATIYLEYIPNKLVVELKAIKLYINTFMYRNISHEASINEIYNTLKEKLDPKWIKVVGDFNPRGNVHTVIECRSDLVIPQN; from the coding sequence ATGAGATATGGTGAAAAAGAAATCAAAGAATTTAGTGTAGAAAATATGGAAGTTTGGCCAAATGATGCTAAAAATGATTATGTGATTAAAATTACTTTGCCTGAATTTATGTGTTGTTGTCCGCGTAGTGGGTATCCTGATTTTGCTACAATTTACTTAGAATATATTCCAAATAAATTAGTAGTAGAACTTAAAGCAATTAAACTTTATATTAATACCTTTATGTATAGAAATATTTCACATGAAGCAAGTATTAATGAAATTTATAATACTTTAAAAGAAAAACTTGATCCAAAATGGATAAAAGTAGTAGGTGATTTTAACCCTCGTGGTAATGTACATACTGTGATTGAATGTAGATCTGATTTAGTAATACCACAAAATTAA
- a CDS encoding lytic transglycosylase domain-containing protein produces MLKKFLLLVVFFNFTFAFDTKIFIGDTYIPENFYKYDKDFKTAARKYNIPTALLKAIALTENAAYKHNITSKNKNQTRDYGLMQINSIHLKRYGISESEIVKASVNIDIAARLLHEIIQKHGFSWNAIGRYHSANDKYKNIWLDKVMKNLVAIVLKDSKDLFIMEKFRAFKLASLLINVDKKQYRILLASNN; encoded by the coding sequence ATGTTAAAAAAATTTTTATTATTAGTAGTATTTTTTAATTTTACTTTTGCTTTTGATACCAAAATTTTTATAGGCGATACTTATATACCTGAAAATTTTTATAAGTACGATAAAGACTTTAAAACTGCAGCTAGAAAGTACAATATACCGACGGCTTTACTCAAAGCCATAGCTTTAACAGAAAATGCAGCTTATAAGCATAATATCACCAGCAAAAATAAAAATCAAACAAGAGATTATGGTTTAATGCAAATCAATAGCATTCATTTAAAGCGCTATGGGATTAGTGAGAGTGAGATTGTAAAAGCTAGTGTAAATATTGACATAGCAGCAAGATTACTTCATGAGATTATACAAAAACATGGCTTTAGTTGGAATGCTATTGGAAGGTATCATTCAGCAAATGATAAATATAAAAATATTTGGCTTGATAAAGTGATGAAAAATTTAGTTGCTATAGTTTTAAAAGATAGCAAAGATCTTTTTATAATGGAAAAATTCAGAGCTTTTAAACTTGCTTCTCTTTTGATAAATGTGGATAAAAAACAATATAGAATTTTATTAGCAAGTAATAATTAA
- the dnaN gene encoding DNA polymerase III subunit beta encodes MKISINKNTLESAIVLTNSYVDKKDSSNIASHLLFEVVEDKLIIRASDYEIGINYKIKKIKVESAGFATANAKSILDIIKSLNNEDVVLETIENFLFIRQKGTKYKLPMFNYEDFPNFPNTEGKDKFDIDSSDLSRSLKKILPAVDTNNPKYSLNGALLDIKTTHISFVGTDTKRLAVFTLNKINEKEFNLCIPKKAILEMQKIFFEKIEIYYDENILIAKNDNFEFFTKLINDKFPDYERVIPKNITKEFIFKTEEFMDALKKINVITEKMKLNFHKDKLVFEGISLDNMEAKTELEMELNIDEEFNLCIKNKFITDFLNSIESETFKLSINEPHMAFLVSSEELQTVIMPVIL; translated from the coding sequence ATGAAAATTAGCATTAACAAAAATACTTTAGAATCTGCCATAGTTTTAACTAACTCTTATGTAGATAAAAAAGACTCAAGCAATATCGCTTCTCACTTACTTTTTGAAGTAGTTGAAGATAAATTAATCATAAGAGCAAGTGATTATGAAATAGGTATTAATTATAAAATCAAAAAAATCAAAGTTGAAAGTGCAGGTTTTGCAACTGCTAATGCTAAAAGTATTTTAGATATTATAAAAAGTTTAAATAATGAAGATGTAGTTTTAGAAACCATAGAAAATTTCCTTTTTATTAGACAAAAAGGAACTAAATATAAACTTCCTATGTTTAATTATGAAGATTTCCCAAATTTCCCAAACACTGAAGGAAAGGATAAATTTGATATTGATTCAAGTGATTTAAGTAGATCTTTGAAAAAGATCTTACCCGCAGTTGATACAAATAATCCAAAGTATTCTTTAAATGGTGCTTTACTTGATATAAAAACTACTCACATCAGCTTTGTAGGTACAGATACTAAACGCTTAGCAGTTTTCACACTTAATAAAATAAATGAAAAAGAATTTAACCTTTGTATCCCTAAAAAAGCTATTTTAGAAATGCAAAAAATCTTTTTTGAAAAAATTGAAATTTATTATGATGAAAATATATTGATTGCAAAAAATGATAATTTTGAGTTTTTCACAAAACTTATTAATGATAAATTCCCTGATTATGAAAGAGTAATTCCAAAAAATATCACGAAAGAATTTATTTTTAAAACTGAGGAATTTATGGATGCGTTGAAAAAAATCAATGTAATTACCGAAAAAATGAAATTAAATTTCCATAAAGATAAACTTGTATTTGAAGGTATTAGTTTAGATAACATGGAAGCAAAAACTGAACTTGAAATGGAACTTAATATAGATGAAGAATTTAATCTTTGCATTAAAAATAAATTCATTACTGACTTTTTAAATTCTATTGAAAGTGAAACATTCAAACTTAGCATAAATGAACCTCATATGGCATTTTTAGTTTCAAGTGAAGAATTACAAACTGTAATTATGCCAGTTATTTTATAA
- a CDS encoding adenosine deaminase: protein MKTFLQNIPKVELHLHIEGSLEPKMMFDLARKNNITLKYKSEEEIKKAYDFSNLQDFLDIYYQGANVLQTKQDFYDLTFAYMKKCKEQNVVHTEIFFDPQTHTARNIPLKDVIEGIWEALQKAKEEFGISSFLIACILRHLSEDEGLKTLDELCLYKDKIKAIGLDSSELNNPPFKFNNLFQKAKEEGFLLVMHAGEEGSSEYIKQALELGVSRIDHGVRCEEDLELVKQLAKSQIPLTMCPLSNIKLKVFNTMQEHNILKLLRQNLCVCVNSDDPAYFGGYILENFNALDKAFKLSKDEVKKLCINAINASFLQENEKESLRKMIEEFS from the coding sequence ATGAAAACTTTTTTACAAAATATTCCAAAAGTAGAATTACACTTACACATTGAAGGCTCATTAGAGCCTAAAATGATGTTTGATTTGGCTAGAAAAAATAATATTACTTTAAAATATAAAAGTGAAGAAGAGATTAAAAAAGCTTATGATTTTTCAAATTTGCAAGATTTTTTAGATATATATTATCAAGGTGCAAATGTCTTACAAACCAAGCAAGATTTTTATGATTTGACCTTTGCTTATATGAAAAAGTGTAAAGAGCAAAATGTAGTTCATACTGAAATTTTCTTTGATCCTCAAACTCATACTGCTAGAAATATACCTTTAAAAGATGTTATAGAAGGAATTTGGGAAGCTTTGCAAAAAGCAAAAGAAGAATTTGGAATTTCAAGTTTTTTAATAGCTTGTATTTTAAGGCATTTAAGCGAAGATGAGGGTTTAAAAACTTTAGATGAGCTTTGTTTATATAAAGATAAGATCAAAGCCATAGGACTTGATAGTTCTGAACTTAATAATCCTCCTTTTAAATTTAACAATTTATTTCAAAAAGCTAAAGAAGAAGGCTTTTTGTTAGTTATGCATGCGGGTGAAGAAGGAAGTAGTGAGTATATCAAACAAGCTTTAGAGCTTGGTGTAAGTAGAATAGATCATGGCGTAAGGTGTGAAGAAGATTTAGAGCTTGTAAAACAATTAGCAAAAAGTCAAATTCCACTAACAATGTGCCCTTTATCAAATATAAAATTAAAAGTTTTTAATACCATGCAAGAGCATAATATCTTAAAACTTTTAAGACAAAATCTCTGTGTTTGTGTAAATTCAGATGATCCTGCGTATTTTGGTGGATATATTTTAGAAAATTTTAATGCTTTAGATAAAGCTTTTAAACTTAGTAAAGATGAGGTTAAAAAACTTTGTATCAATGCTATAAATGCATCATTTTTACAAGAAAATGAGAAAGAAAGTTTAAGAAAAATGATCGAAGAATTTTCATGA
- a CDS encoding CTP synthase, with the protein MKLKQTKYIFVTGGVLSSLGKGIAAASIATILKNSGLKVSILKADPYINVDPGTMSPLEHGEVFVTDDGAETDLDLGHYERFLNESLSQDNNFTTGRVYQSVIEKERRGDYLGKTIQVIPHIVDEIKDRIKKAGVDKDILIVEIGGTVGDIEGLPFLEAIRALKLEVGKYNAINIHLTLVPFIKAAGELKTKPTQHSVGELRRIGISPDMIVCRSEKSLDRELKDKIAISCGVEKNCVIESMDAASIYQIPLNFLKQDILNSIASLLDLQNLKPNMNEWDSLVKRVIAPSNELSIAFVGKYVDLKESYKSLTEAIIHAGAALDARVNLKWIDSEKLENANVEESFKDVSGILVAGGFGYRGVEGKIKAIQYARENKIPFLGICLGMQLSLVEFARNVLKLEDANSHEFNPNCKNPIIFLIDEFIDASGEKQIRTSKTPLGGTMRLGAYECHIKPNTLLSKVYDNQKSVKERHRHRYEANPKYKEMFEKNGLIISGENEGLVEAVELKDHPFFLAVQFHPEFTSRLVRVNPAIFSFIKASLTNHAK; encoded by the coding sequence ATGAAATTAAAACAAACTAAATATATTTTTGTAACTGGTGGTGTTTTAAGCTCATTAGGAAAAGGTATAGCAGCAGCTTCTATAGCTACGATTTTAAAAAATTCAGGTTTAAAAGTAAGTATTTTAAAAGCAGATCCTTATATCAACGTAGATCCTGGTACTATGAGTCCTTTGGAGCATGGGGAAGTTTTTGTTACAGATGATGGAGCTGAGACAGATTTAGACTTAGGACATTATGAGAGATTTTTAAATGAGAGCTTGTCTCAGGATAATAACTTTACAACAGGTAGAGTTTATCAAAGTGTTATAGAAAAAGAAAGAAGAGGGGATTACCTAGGAAAAACCATACAAGTAATCCCTCATATAGTTGATGAGATAAAAGATCGTATTAAAAAAGCCGGAGTTGATAAAGATATTTTAATTGTTGAAATAGGTGGTACAGTAGGAGATATAGAAGGTCTACCATTTTTAGAAGCCATTAGAGCTTTAAAGCTTGAAGTGGGTAAATATAATGCTATTAATATTCACTTAACTTTAGTGCCATTTATCAAAGCAGCAGGAGAACTTAAAACAAAACCAACTCAACATAGCGTGGGAGAATTACGCCGTATAGGTATAAGTCCTGATATGATTGTTTGCAGAAGTGAAAAATCTTTAGATAGAGAGTTAAAAGATAAGATTGCAATTTCATGTGGAGTTGAAAAAAATTGTGTTATAGAAAGTATGGATGCAGCTAGTATTTATCAAATTCCACTAAATTTCTTAAAACAAGATATTTTAAATTCTATTGCAAGTTTATTAGATCTTCAAAATTTAAAGCCAAATATGAATGAATGGGATTCTTTGGTAAAAAGAGTCATTGCTCCAAGTAATGAACTTAGCATTGCTTTTGTAGGAAAATATGTAGATTTAAAAGAAAGTTATAAAAGCTTAACAGAAGCCATTATCCATGCAGGTGCAGCACTTGATGCGAGAGTAAATTTAAAATGGATAGATAGTGAAAAGTTAGAAAATGCAAATGTTGAAGAAAGCTTTAAAGATGTAAGTGGGATTTTAGTAGCAGGTGGTTTTGGTTACCGTGGGGTAGAAGGAAAAATCAAAGCCATACAATATGCAAGAGAAAATAAAATTCCATTTTTAGGAATTTGTTTGGGTATGCAGCTTTCTTTAGTGGAATTTGCACGCAATGTTTTAAAACTAGAAGATGCAAATTCTCATGAATTTAATCCAAATTGTAAAAATCCTATCATCTTTTTAATTGATGAATTTATTGATGCAAGTGGAGAAAAGCAAATTAGAACAAGCAAAACTCCACTTGGTGGAACTATGCGTCTTGGGGCTTATGAGTGTCATATCAAGCCAAATACACTTTTAAGTAAGGTTTATGATAACCAAAAAAGCGTAAAAGAACGTCACCGCCACCGCTATGAAGCAAATCCAAAATACAAAGAAATGTTTGAGAAAAACGGGCTTATTATAAGCGGGGAAAATGAAGGTTTGGTTGAGGCTGTGGAGCTTAAAGATCATCCATTTTTCTTAGCAGTGCAGTTTCACCCTGAATTTACTTCACGCTTAGTTAGAGTTAATCCGGCTATTTTTTCTTTTATCAAGGCATCTTTAACAAATCATGCTAAATAA
- a CDS encoding adenylate kinase, with amino-acid sequence MIFLIGGESHTGKTLLAQKLLEKYFYSYLSLDHLKMGLIKGMKDCPFKVYEDEKISEYLFPIIESIIQTCLENSQNLIIEGIYLTPKRVQKFKNNSLIKIFYIIFSKEYILQNYKLIYQKENIIETRLTSEKENINILISNHQYLKSQCENFNLPFLEIKKDYEIEIQKAFEFFV; translated from the coding sequence ATGATTTTTTTAATTGGCGGAGAAAGTCATACAGGAAAAACTTTATTAGCTCAAAAATTACTTGAAAAATATTTTTATTCTTACTTGAGTTTGGATCATTTAAAAATGGGCTTGATTAAAGGAATGAAAGATTGTCCTTTTAAAGTATATGAAGATGAAAAAATAAGTGAGTATTTATTTCCTATCATAGAAAGTATTATACAAACTTGTCTTGAAAATAGTCAAAATTTAATTATAGAAGGAATTTATCTTACTCCTAAAAGAGTTCAAAAATTTAAAAATAATTCTTTAATAAAGATATTCTATATTATTTTTTCAAAAGAATATATTTTACAAAATTATAAATTAATATATCAAAAAGAAAATATTATAGAAACTCGTTTAACTAGTGAAAAAGAAAATATAAATATTTTAATATCAAATCATCAGTATTTAAAATCACAATGTGAAAATTTTAATTTACCTTTTTTAGAAATCAAAAAAGACTATGAAATTGAAATTCAAAAAGCTTTTGAATTTTTTGTATAA
- the thyX gene encoding FAD-dependent thymidylate synthase — protein sequence MKITLLNHTPLSVCSHATRTCWQSFDKGDCGGEKDKELIDRVGNKFKHASTLEHLNYTFYIQGISRACLQEVARHRHTSPSVKSTRYTLKELRNESEFKENDFENAKRYLVLTGNEVVDNASIKALENLRLILQNSISLDIAKYCLPESYKTELTLTINARSLQNFITLRSSKSALWEIRNLANALFENLPEEHQFIFKHCIYQEENSQS from the coding sequence ATGAAAATCACATTATTAAATCATACTCCACTTTCTGTATGCTCTCATGCGACAAGAACATGTTGGCAAAGTTTTGACAAAGGCGATTGTGGTGGTGAAAAAGATAAAGAATTAATCGATCGTGTGGGAAATAAATTCAAACATGCTTCAACCTTAGAGCATTTAAACTATACTTTTTATATACAAGGTATTTCAAGAGCATGTCTACAAGAAGTTGCAAGACACCGCCACACTAGTCCTAGTGTAAAAAGCACAAGATATACTTTAAAAGAACTAAGAAATGAAAGTGAATTTAAAGAAAATGACTTTGAAAATGCTAAGAGATACTTGGTATTAACCGGAAATGAAGTAGTAGATAATGCAAGTATTAAAGCTTTAGAAAATTTGCGTTTGATTTTGCAAAATAGCATTAGTTTAGACATAGCAAAATACTGCTTACCAGAAAGCTATAAAACAGAATTAACTTTAACGATTAATGCAAGAAGTTTGCAAAATTTTATCACTCTAAGAAGCTCAAAATCAGCCCTTTGGGAGATAAGAAATTTAGCAAATGCTTTGTTTGAAAACTTGCCTGAGGAACATCAATTTATTTTCAAACATTGTATTTATCAAGAAGAAAATTCCCAAAGTTAA
- a CDS encoding alkylphosphonate utilization protein: protein MPKDANGTELNAGDSVSVIKDLKVKGVSTTLKRGTTIKNIKLTNKETEIEAKVDKFGVIVLKTEFLKKI from the coding sequence ATGCCAAAAGATGCAAATGGAACTGAACTTAATGCAGGTGATAGTGTAAGTGTAATTAAAGATTTAAAAGTTAAAGGTGTAAGCACTACTTTAAAGCGTGGTACGACTATAAAAAATATTAAGCTTACAAATAAAGAAACTGAAATTGAAGCTAAGGTAGATAAATTTGGTGTGATTGTTTTAAAAACTGAATTTCTTAAAAAAATATAG
- the recJ gene encoding single-stranded-DNA-specific exonuclease RecJ, with amino-acid sequence MLNKAKIKEILHQRFINDTHVKLCDLPMPSCLKDVYKGALRIKEAIEKNQKLAIVGDYDVDGVISCVILSEFFDDIGYDYVVKIPNRFKDGYGLNEEIINELNGVDLIITVDNGIAAFDAAELCLQKGIDLIITDHHMPPVTLPKAYAIINPKQQDCDFPDIEICGAQVAWYLVAAIKEVCKINYNMCKFIELLSIAIIADMMELRDLNRALVRKGIECINDSKRVAFKAIKQYFGKDKFELDNISFLIAPLINSAGRMDDAIISYKFLHSKNIDEVMGYLEQIITYNNSRKDEERELFKQCLEQVDENDPVIIVNGQNWHEGVLGIVASRLAKHFNKPAFVFSECEQKAKASVRSVGRIDILNVIEQAKEFVLSYGGHKGAAGVLVELEKFSIFKSRLYEICQNIPKDDFYNADEVLGSIDPNEVDFELLEILEFFEPFGHKNPRPYFKFDKLFVKNKRKLGKDENHMKLILTQGNKTLEALFFNFDYEPELGESIDLIASVSKNNFRGLITPQLTIKEILR; translated from the coding sequence ATGCTAAATAAAGCTAAAATAAAAGAAATTTTACACCAGCGTTTTATCAACGATACGCATGTAAAGCTTTGTGATTTACCTATGCCATCTTGTTTAAAAGATGTTTATAAGGGTGCTTTGCGTATCAAAGAAGCGATTGAAAAAAATCAAAAACTTGCTATTGTTGGGGATTATGATGTTGATGGGGTAATTTCTTGTGTGATTTTATCTGAATTTTTTGATGATATCGGATATGACTATGTGGTAAAAATTCCAAATCGTTTTAAAGATGGATATGGTCTAAATGAAGAAATCATCAATGAACTCAATGGAGTAGATTTAATCATCACTGTAGATAATGGTATAGCAGCTTTTGATGCAGCAGAGCTTTGTTTGCAAAAAGGAATTGATTTAATCATAACTGATCATCATATGCCTCCAGTTACTTTACCAAAAGCTTATGCGATCATTAATCCTAAACAACAAGATTGTGATTTTCCTGATATTGAAATTTGTGGAGCTCAAGTGGCTTGGTATTTAGTCGCTGCGATAAAAGAAGTGTGTAAGATTAATTACAATATGTGTAAATTTATAGAGCTTTTATCTATCGCAATTATCGCAGATATGATGGAGCTTAGAGATTTAAATAGAGCCTTAGTTAGAAAAGGTATAGAATGTATTAACGATTCAAAGCGTGTAGCATTTAAAGCTATTAAGCAGTATTTTGGTAAGGATAAATTCGAACTTGATAATATCAGCTTTTTAATCGCACCTTTGATTAATAGTGCAGGTAGAATGGATGATGCGATTATTTCTTATAAATTTTTACATTCTAAAAATATCGATGAGGTTATGGGTTATTTAGAACAAATTATTACTTATAATAATAGCCGCAAAGATGAAGAACGCGAGCTTTTTAAGCAGTGTTTAGAACAAGTTGATGAAAATGATCCTGTGATTATTGTCAATGGCCAAAATTGGCATGAGGGTGTTTTGGGCATAGTTGCAAGTCGTTTGGCAAAGCATTTTAACAAACCCGCCTTTGTTTTTTCAGAATGTGAGCAAAAGGCTAAAGCTAGTGTTAGAAGCGTGGGTAGGATAGATATTTTAAATGTTATAGAACAAGCTAAAGAATTTGTTTTAAGCTATGGCGGGCATAAAGGTGCAGCTGGAGTTTTAGTAGAGCTTGAAAAATTTAGTATTTTTAAAAGTAGGCTTTATGAAATTTGTCAAAATATCCCTAAAGATGATTTTTACAATGCTGATGAGGTTTTAGGTAGTATTGATCCAAATGAAGTTGATTTTGAACTTTTAGAGATATTAGAATTTTTTGAGCCTTTTGGGCATAAAAATCCAAGGCCATATTTTAAATTTGATAAGCTTTTTGTAAAAAATAAAAGAAAGCTAGGGAAAGATGAAAATCACATGAAGCTTATTTTAACTCAAGGAAATAAAACTCTAGAAGCTTTATTTTTTAATTTTGACTATGAGCCAGAGCTTGGAGAAAGCATTGATCTTATAGCTAGCGTTTCTAAAAATAATTTTAGAGGATTAATCACCCCTCAACTTACTATAAAAGAAATTCTTAGATAA
- a CDS encoding outer membrane beta-barrel protein, whose protein sequence is MKLKLFSLVASVTLISNLALADENSGLLLGIDAGWFHTKVKSDLEHTKNNKKFNGDLEGNIPVFGLRAGYRFNENHRIYGAYNYSSEFSDVINTTKLKIDGEFTTHKFLLGYDFTPKIFEKIRAVLGVYGGYARTDMTLKTSFLSLSQNFDGYTYGAKIGALYELNQANEIEFGFKAEQSHYNTRNFSTANSSNFYDPKQTNYGLYLGYTYKF, encoded by the coding sequence ATGAAATTAAAATTATTTAGTCTAGTTGCAAGTGTTACTTTGATTTCAAATTTAGCTTTAGCGGATGAAAATTCAGGTTTGCTTTTAGGTATTGATGCAGGATGGTTTCATACTAAGGTAAAATCTGATCTTGAACATACTAAAAATAATAAAAAATTTAATGGTGATTTAGAAGGTAATATCCCTGTTTTTGGTTTAAGAGCTGGATATCGTTTTAATGAAAATCATAGAATTTATGGTGCTTATAATTATTCAAGTGAATTTAGTGACGTAATCAATACTACAAAGTTAAAAATTGATGGAGAATTTACCACACATAAGTTTTTACTTGGTTATGATTTTACTCCAAAAATATTTGAAAAAATAAGAGCAGTTTTAGGTGTATATGGTGGTTATGCAAGAACGGATATGACTTTAAAAACAAGCTTTTTATCTTTATCTCAAAACTTTGATGGTTATACCTATGGAGCAAAAATCGGTGCTTTATATGAGTTAAATCAAGCAAATGAAATTGAGTTTGGTTTTAAAGCCGAACAAAGTCATTATAATACAAGAAATTTTAGCACTGCTAATTCATCAAATTTTTATGATCCTAAACAAACAAATTATGGTTTATATCTAGGATATACTTATAAATTTTAA